One Punica granatum isolate Tunisia-2019 chromosome 3, ASM765513v2, whole genome shotgun sequence genomic window carries:
- the LOC116199467 gene encoding uncharacterized protein LOC116199467 — MGSMNRFCSLMILLVISAALLTLKPVAAQVDFMRCATGIIDKECAHFLRRRVAYNTGLPPPDECCIALVEIGKPCHDAFTQFKLKKHDYVGTKADLLRRSDEVWNECVNVVKFVFPPAEAPDHFY, encoded by the exons ATGGGATCAATGAATAGGTTTTGCTCTCTAATGATACTCCTCGTCATCAGCGCTGCACTATTGACTCTCAAACCTGTGGCTGCACAAGTCGACTTCATGAGATGTGCAACTGGAATAATTGACAAAGAATGTGCACATTTCTTACGGAGAAGGGTGGCTTATAATACGGGGCTTCCACCACCCGACGAGTGCTGCATCGCACTTGTCGAGATCGGGAAGCCTTGCCATGATGCTTTCACACAG TTTAAACTTAAGAAACACGACTACGTGGGGACCAAAGCGGATTTGCTTCGGCGAAGCGATGAAGTTTGGAATGAGTGTGTTAATGTTGTGAAATTCGTCTTCCCTCCTGCGGAGGCTCCTGATCATTTTTACTGA